One part of the Arabidopsis thaliana chromosome 1 sequence genome encodes these proteins:
- a CDS encoding ATP binding microtubule motor family protein — translation MEEKQKSLSPPPCPSTVTVRRNPPRRARATPFTTTTKPPLSSLACAKPHDVPTFPIDEILSIQIPQSEPKPAIAESLKIFLRIKPLRTFTKVTTTTKSRPRNVWPQNPSKKNNAKENRNPEITKKVRKKDEEACITLNDSYSVTLTPPQSLQELKRSKTEVYEGFSHVFPADCSQNDVYDKMVQPLLEDFMKGKSGMLAALGPSGSGKTHTVFGSLKDPGIVPITLRQIFKKNDESCSGSLRSFNLSIFEICSERGKGEKAYDLLGGESSELSVQQSTIRGLKEVPIQNLEEAESLIGQAMLKRATATTNSNSQSSRSQCIINIRASCNGFSNETKLQSSDAMLTIVDLAGAEREKRTGNQGERLVESNFINNTSMVFGQCLRSLLEYQKNRKKGLQKHHQNSLLTRYLRDYLEGKKRMALILTVKAGEEDYLDTSYLLRQASPYMKIKFDNTEEPCNKRQLKTFPRAEKNKKIKLSAPKTSQGKKADPTDRSSPRLEHVAQDKNEREHIIMRNFSKVLWNVLKQCNEKLKVAEGEIFTLKDSLRREQLKSLGLETELISLKSSCLAQPCIPEVEVIVNAKEHFEVDAALTNERNVDDDSCNLIKARREAGAEESSETPVPKVRNVDDDSCNLIKARREAGAEESSESPVLSVLRNVDDDSCNLIEARREAGSEESSKSPVPNVVRNVDVDSCNLINPRREASTEESSESPVLSKNVKDAELVPCHLSSENDAEPRQSVNSEENVGIPSTITHVEAEVTDFQRDQAIQNQDDPTPSPEQVEVSQDCINSGLSNVQTKSAISRRFPDSEKQERNRRLLPASSRSLTEEMNDLEIKDIQTEKQQVKTTNTRVQKKAVSIQGQETEVPPREAEPASTKKQKNGQKPKRRLQPASSVLLTREINTLEIEDDIAEPKVNRGGKKTTVSQPRSQGSVTLLRLLTNNLHL, via the exons atgGAGGAGAAACAGAAAAGTCTCAGTCCTCCGCCGTGTCCTTCCACTGTAACAGTGCGACGGAATCCTCCGAGGAGAGCTAGAGCAACGCCGTTTACTACTACAACTAAGCCACCTCTCTCCTCTTTAGCCTGCGCGAAACCCCACGACGTTCCTACTTTTCCGATCGACGAGATTCTCTCTATCCAAATCCCACAATCCGAACCAAAACCAGCGATTGCAGAGAGTTTGAAGATTTTCCTGAGAATCAAACCATTGAGAACTTTCACCAAGGTTACGACCACCACGAAGAGCAGACCTAGAAATGTGTGGCCACAGAATCCTTCGAAGAAGAACAACGCGAAAGAGAATAGAAATCCGGAGATTACGAAGAAGGTTAGGAAGAAGGACGAAGAAGCTTGTATTACTCTCAACGATTCTTATTCAGTTACGTTAACTCCGCCTCAATCGTTGCAAGAGCTGAAACGAAGTAAGACTGAGGTATACGAAGGGTTTTCTCATGTTTTCCCGGCGGATTGTTCTCAG AACGATGTGTATGATAAAATGGTTCAACCTTTGTTGGAGGATTTCATGAAAGGGAAAAGTGGAATGTTGGCGGCGTTGGGACCTAGCGGCTCGGGGAAGACTCATACGGTCTTTGGAAGTTTGAAGGATCCTGGAATTGTGCCAATTACACTCcgtcaaattttcaaaaagaacGATGAGAGTTGTTCTGGATCTTTGAG GTCATTTAACTTGTCGATATTTGAAATATGTTCTGAACGAGGGAAAGGGGAGAAAGCATATGATTTGCTAGGTGGTGAAAGCTCTGAATTGTCTGTTCAGCAATCAACCATCAGGGGTTTGAAAGag GTTCCAATCCAGAATCTGGAAGAAGCAGAGTCTTTAATTGGACAGGCAATGCTGAAACGTGCAACGGCTACAACAAACTCCAACAGCCAATCAAG TCGCTCACAATGCATCATCAACATACGAGCATCATGCAATGGCTTTTCCAACGAAACAAAATTGCAGTCTAGTGATGCTATGCTGACAATAGTGGACCTGGCGGGAgcagaaagagagaaaagaacaGGAAATCAG GGAGAAAGGTTGGTTGAGAGTAATTTCATCAATAATACATCCATGGTTTTCGGTCAATGTTTACGG TCACTGTTGGAGTACCAGAAGAACCGAAAGAAGGGATTGCAGAAACATCATCAAAATTCTTTG TTAACAAGGTACTTGCGAGATTACCTAGAGGGGAAAAAGAGGATGGCTTTG ATTTTAACTGTCAAAGCAGGGGAAGAGGATTATCTTGATACCTCCTATCTTTTGAGACAAGCATCACCGTATATGAAAATCAA atttgatAACACTGAGGAACCTTGCAACAAGAGACAGCTCAAGACATTTCCAAGAgctgaaaaaaacaagaagattaaACTTAGTGCTCCCAAGACTTCCCAA GGAAAGAAGGCTGATCCAACAGACAGATCATCTCCGAGGCTGGAACATGTTGCCCAGGATAAAAATGAGCGAGAGCACATCATTATGCGGAATTTCTCTAAAGTCTTATGGAATGTTTTGAAGCAGTGCAACGAGAAACTAAAA GTTGCTGAAGGTGAAATTTTCACTCTCAAGGATAGCCTTCGAAGAGAACAGCTAAAATCTCTTGGATTGGAGACAGAGTTGATCAGTCTCAAGTCCTCTTGTCTGGCACAGCCATGTATACCTGAGGTAGAAGTCATTGTAAATGCAAAAGAACACTTTGAGGTTGACGCGGCTTTGACTAATGAA AGGAATGTCGATGACGATTCTTGCAATCTTATAAAGGCCAGAAGAGAAGCTGGAGCAGAAGAATCCAGCGAGACTCCTGTGCCTAAAGTG AGGAATGTCGATGATGATTCTTGCAACCTTATCAAGGCAAGAAGAGAAGCTGGAGCAGAAGAATCCAGCGAGTCTCCTGTGCTTAGTGTGCTA AGGAATGTCGATGATGATTCTTGCAACCTTATCGAGGCAAGAAGAGAAGCTGGCTCAGAAGAATCCAGCAAGTCTCCTGTCCCTAATGTGGTA AGAAATGTCGATGTTGATTCTTGCAACCTTATCAATCCCAGAAGAGAAGCCAGCACAGAAGAATCCAGCGAGTCTCCTGTGCTAAGCAAAAAT GTGAAAGATGCTGAACTTGTTCCATGTCACTTGTCTTCTGAGAATGATGCAGAGCCAAGA CAATCTGTTAATTCTGAAGAAAATGTGGGGATTCCTTCTACGATTACTCATGTTGAAGCTGAAGTTACCGACTTTCAAAGAGATCAG GCCATCCAGAATCAAGATGATCCAACACCTTCACCAGAACAAGTTGAAGTTAGTCAAGATTGCATCAACAGCGGGCTGTCTAACGTTCAAACAAAATCCGCAATATCCCGCAGATTTCCAGATTCAGAGAAGCAAGAAAG AAACAGAAGACTGTTGCCAGCGTCATCCAGGTCGCTAACTGAGGAAATGAATGACTTGGAGATAAAAGATATCCAGACTGAGAAACAACAG GTTAAAACCACCAACACTCGTGTTCAAAAGAAAGCAGTATCAATCCAAGGTCAGGAAACTGAAGTCCCTCCCCGTGAAGCAGAACCTGCATCAACTAAGAAACAGAAGAATGGacagaaaccaaaaag GAGACTCCAACCTGCTTCTTCTGTGTTATTAACAAGAGAAATAAACACCTTGGAGATAGAGGATGATATCGCCGAGCCAAAG GTGAACAGAGGTGGAAAGAAGACGACAGTGTCACAACCGAGAAGCCAAGGGAGTGTCACTCTCCTCCGCCTCCTCACAAACAACCTTCATCTCTAA
- a CDS encoding ATP binding microtubule motor family protein: protein MEEKQKSLSPPPCPSTVTVRRNPPRRARATPFTTTTKPPLSSLACAKPHDVPTFPIDEILSIQIPQSEPKPAIAESLKIFLRIKPLRTFTKVTTTTKSRPRNVWPQNPSKKNNAKENRNPEITKKVRKKDEEACITLNDSYSVTLTPPQSLQELKRSKTEVYEGFSHVFPADCSQNDVYDKMVQPLLEDFMKGKSGMLAALGPSGSGKTHTVFGSLKDPGIVPITLRQIFKKNDESCSGSLRSFNLSIFEICSERGKGEKAYDLLGGESSELSVQQSTIRGLKEVPIQNLEEAESLIGQAMLKRATATTNSNSQSSRSQCIINIRASCNGFSNETKLQSSDAMLTIVDLAGAEREKRTGNQGERLVESNFINNTSMVFGQCLRSLLEYQKNRKKGLQKHHQNSLLTRYLRDYLEGKKRMALILTVKAGEEDYLDTSYLLRQASPYMKIKFDNTEEPCNKRQLKTFPRAEKNKKIKLSAPKTSQIEENFQGERCQISQEVNLQGKKADPTDRSSPRLEHVAQDKNEREHIIMRNFSKVLWNVLKQCNEKLKVAEGEIFTLKDSLRREQLKSLGLETELISLKSSCLAQPCIPEVEVIVNAKEHFEVDAALTNERNVDDDSCNLIKARREAGAEESSESPVLSVLRNVDDDSCNLIEARREAGSEESSKSPVPNVRNVDVDSCNLINPRREASTEESSESPVLSKNVKDAELVPCHLSSENDAEPRQSVNSEENVGIPSTITHVEAEVTDFQRDQAIQNQDDPTPSPEQVEVSQDCINSGLSNVQTKSAISRRFPDSEKQERNRRLLPASSRSLTEEMNDLEIKDIQTEKQQVKTTNTRVQKKAVSIQGQETEVPPREAEPASTKKQKNGQKPKRRLQPASSVLLTREINTLEIEDDIAEPKVNRGGKKTTVSQPRSQGSVTLLRLLTNNLHL, encoded by the exons atgGAGGAGAAACAGAAAAGTCTCAGTCCTCCGCCGTGTCCTTCCACTGTAACAGTGCGACGGAATCCTCCGAGGAGAGCTAGAGCAACGCCGTTTACTACTACAACTAAGCCACCTCTCTCCTCTTTAGCCTGCGCGAAACCCCACGACGTTCCTACTTTTCCGATCGACGAGATTCTCTCTATCCAAATCCCACAATCCGAACCAAAACCAGCGATTGCAGAGAGTTTGAAGATTTTCCTGAGAATCAAACCATTGAGAACTTTCACCAAGGTTACGACCACCACGAAGAGCAGACCTAGAAATGTGTGGCCACAGAATCCTTCGAAGAAGAACAACGCGAAAGAGAATAGAAATCCGGAGATTACGAAGAAGGTTAGGAAGAAGGACGAAGAAGCTTGTATTACTCTCAACGATTCTTATTCAGTTACGTTAACTCCGCCTCAATCGTTGCAAGAGCTGAAACGAAGTAAGACTGAGGTATACGAAGGGTTTTCTCATGTTTTCCCGGCGGATTGTTCTCAG AACGATGTGTATGATAAAATGGTTCAACCTTTGTTGGAGGATTTCATGAAAGGGAAAAGTGGAATGTTGGCGGCGTTGGGACCTAGCGGCTCGGGGAAGACTCATACGGTCTTTGGAAGTTTGAAGGATCCTGGAATTGTGCCAATTACACTCcgtcaaattttcaaaaagaacGATGAGAGTTGTTCTGGATCTTTGAG GTCATTTAACTTGTCGATATTTGAAATATGTTCTGAACGAGGGAAAGGGGAGAAAGCATATGATTTGCTAGGTGGTGAAAGCTCTGAATTGTCTGTTCAGCAATCAACCATCAGGGGTTTGAAAGag GTTCCAATCCAGAATCTGGAAGAAGCAGAGTCTTTAATTGGACAGGCAATGCTGAAACGTGCAACGGCTACAACAAACTCCAACAGCCAATCAAG TCGCTCACAATGCATCATCAACATACGAGCATCATGCAATGGCTTTTCCAACGAAACAAAATTGCAGTCTAGTGATGCTATGCTGACAATAGTGGACCTGGCGGGAgcagaaagagagaaaagaacaGGAAATCAG GGAGAAAGGTTGGTTGAGAGTAATTTCATCAATAATACATCCATGGTTTTCGGTCAATGTTTACGG TCACTGTTGGAGTACCAGAAGAACCGAAAGAAGGGATTGCAGAAACATCATCAAAATTCTTTG TTAACAAGGTACTTGCGAGATTACCTAGAGGGGAAAAAGAGGATGGCTTTG ATTTTAACTGTCAAAGCAGGGGAAGAGGATTATCTTGATACCTCCTATCTTTTGAGACAAGCATCACCGTATATGAAAATCAA atttgatAACACTGAGGAACCTTGCAACAAGAGACAGCTCAAGACATTTCCAAGAgctgaaaaaaacaagaagattaaACTTAGTGCTCCCAAGACTTCCCAA attgaagaaaattttcaagGCGAGAGATGCCAAATTTCTCAGGAAG TGAATTTGCAGGGAAAGAAGGCTGATCCAACAGACAGATCATCTCCGAGGCTGGAACATGTTGCCCAGGATAAAAATGAGCGAGAGCACATCATTATGCGGAATTTCTCTAAAGTCTTATGGAATGTTTTGAAGCAGTGCAACGAGAAACTAAAA GTTGCTGAAGGTGAAATTTTCACTCTCAAGGATAGCCTTCGAAGAGAACAGCTAAAATCTCTTGGATTGGAGACAGAGTTGATCAGTCTCAAGTCCTCTTGTCTGGCACAGCCATGTATACCTGAGGTAGAAGTCATTGTAAATGCAAAAGAACACTTTGAGGTTGACGCGGCTTTGACTAATGAA AGGAATGTCGATGATGATTCTTGCAACCTTATCAAGGCAAGAAGAGAAGCTGGAGCAGAAGAATCCAGCGAGTCTCCTGTGCTTAGTGTGCTA AGGAATGTCGATGATGATTCTTGCAACCTTATCGAGGCAAGAAGAGAAGCTGGCTCAGAAGAATCCAGCAAGTCTCCTGTCCCTAATGTG AGAAATGTCGATGTTGATTCTTGCAACCTTATCAATCCCAGAAGAGAAGCCAGCACAGAAGAATCCAGCGAGTCTCCTGTGCTAAGCAAAAAT GTGAAAGATGCTGAACTTGTTCCATGTCACTTGTCTTCTGAGAATGATGCAGAGCCAAGA CAATCTGTTAATTCTGAAGAAAATGTGGGGATTCCTTCTACGATTACTCATGTTGAAGCTGAAGTTACCGACTTTCAAAGAGATCAG GCCATCCAGAATCAAGATGATCCAACACCTTCACCAGAACAAGTTGAAGTTAGTCAAGATTGCATCAACAGCGGGCTGTCTAACGTTCAAACAAAATCCGCAATATCCCGCAGATTTCCAGATTCAGAGAAGCAAGAAAG AAACAGAAGACTGTTGCCAGCGTCATCCAGGTCGCTAACTGAGGAAATGAATGACTTGGAGATAAAAGATATCCAGACTGAGAAACAACAG GTTAAAACCACCAACACTCGTGTTCAAAAGAAAGCAGTATCAATCCAAGGTCAGGAAACTGAAGTCCCTCCCCGTGAAGCAGAACCTGCATCAACTAAGAAACAGAAGAATGGacagaaaccaaaaag GAGACTCCAACCTGCTTCTTCTGTGTTATTAACAAGAGAAATAAACACCTTGGAGATAGAGGATGATATCGCCGAGCCAAAG GTGAACAGAGGTGGAAAGAAGACGACAGTGTCACAACCGAGAAGCCAAGGGAGTGTCACTCTCCTCCGCCTCCTCACAAACAACCTTCATCTCTAA
- a CDS encoding ATP binding microtubule motor family protein yields the protein MEEKQKSLSPPPCPSTVTVRRNPPRRARATPFTTTTKPPLSSLACAKPHDVPTFPIDEILSIQIPQSEPKPAIAESLKIFLRIKPLRTFTKVTTTTKSRPRNVWPQNPSKKNNAKENRNPEITKKVRKKDEEACITLNDSYSVTLTPPQSLQELKRSKTEVYEGFSHVFPADCSQNDVYDKMVQPLLEDFMKGKSGMLAALGPSGSGKTHTVFGSLKDPGIVPITLRQIFKKNDESCSGSLRSFNLSIFEICSERGKGEKAYDLLGGESSELSVQQSTIRGLKEVPIQNLEEAESLIGQAMLKRATATTNSNSQSSRSQCIINIRASCNGFSNETKLQSSDAMLTIVDLAGAEREKRTGNQGERLVESNFINNTSMVFGQCLRSLLEYQKNRKKGLQKHHQNSLLTRYLRDYLEGKKRMALILTVKAGEEDYLDTSYLLRQASPYMKIKFDNTEEPCNKRQLKTFPRAEKNKKIKLSAPKTSQIEENFQGERCQISQEVNLQGKKADPTDRSSPRLEHVAQDKNEREHIIMRNFSKVLWNVLKQCNEKLKVAEGEIFTLKDSLRREQLKSLGLETELISLKSSCLAQPCIPEVEVIVNAKEHFEVDAALTNERNVDDDSCNLIKARREAGAEESSETPVPKVRNVDDDSCNLIKARREAGAEESSESPVLSVLRNVDDDSCNLIEARREAGSEESSKSPVPNVVRNVDVDSCNLINPRREASTEESSESPVLSKNVKDAELVPCHLSSENDAEPRQSVNSEENVGIPSTITHVEAEVTDFQRDQAIQNQDDPTPSPEQVEVSQDCINSGLSNVQTKSAISRRFPDSEKQERNRRLLPASSRSLTEEMNDLEIKDIQTEKQQVKTTNTRVQKKAVSIQGQETEVPPREAEPASTKKQKNGQKPKRRLQPASSVLLTREINTLEIEDDIAEPKVNRGGKKTTVSQPRSQGSVTLLRLLTNNLHL from the exons atgGAGGAGAAACAGAAAAGTCTCAGTCCTCCGCCGTGTCCTTCCACTGTAACAGTGCGACGGAATCCTCCGAGGAGAGCTAGAGCAACGCCGTTTACTACTACAACTAAGCCACCTCTCTCCTCTTTAGCCTGCGCGAAACCCCACGACGTTCCTACTTTTCCGATCGACGAGATTCTCTCTATCCAAATCCCACAATCCGAACCAAAACCAGCGATTGCAGAGAGTTTGAAGATTTTCCTGAGAATCAAACCATTGAGAACTTTCACCAAGGTTACGACCACCACGAAGAGCAGACCTAGAAATGTGTGGCCACAGAATCCTTCGAAGAAGAACAACGCGAAAGAGAATAGAAATCCGGAGATTACGAAGAAGGTTAGGAAGAAGGACGAAGAAGCTTGTATTACTCTCAACGATTCTTATTCAGTTACGTTAACTCCGCCTCAATCGTTGCAAGAGCTGAAACGAAGTAAGACTGAGGTATACGAAGGGTTTTCTCATGTTTTCCCGGCGGATTGTTCTCAG AACGATGTGTATGATAAAATGGTTCAACCTTTGTTGGAGGATTTCATGAAAGGGAAAAGTGGAATGTTGGCGGCGTTGGGACCTAGCGGCTCGGGGAAGACTCATACGGTCTTTGGAAGTTTGAAGGATCCTGGAATTGTGCCAATTACACTCcgtcaaattttcaaaaagaacGATGAGAGTTGTTCTGGATCTTTGAG GTCATTTAACTTGTCGATATTTGAAATATGTTCTGAACGAGGGAAAGGGGAGAAAGCATATGATTTGCTAGGTGGTGAAAGCTCTGAATTGTCTGTTCAGCAATCAACCATCAGGGGTTTGAAAGag GTTCCAATCCAGAATCTGGAAGAAGCAGAGTCTTTAATTGGACAGGCAATGCTGAAACGTGCAACGGCTACAACAAACTCCAACAGCCAATCAAG TCGCTCACAATGCATCATCAACATACGAGCATCATGCAATGGCTTTTCCAACGAAACAAAATTGCAGTCTAGTGATGCTATGCTGACAATAGTGGACCTGGCGGGAgcagaaagagagaaaagaacaGGAAATCAG GGAGAAAGGTTGGTTGAGAGTAATTTCATCAATAATACATCCATGGTTTTCGGTCAATGTTTACGG TCACTGTTGGAGTACCAGAAGAACCGAAAGAAGGGATTGCAGAAACATCATCAAAATTCTTTG TTAACAAGGTACTTGCGAGATTACCTAGAGGGGAAAAAGAGGATGGCTTTG ATTTTAACTGTCAAAGCAGGGGAAGAGGATTATCTTGATACCTCCTATCTTTTGAGACAAGCATCACCGTATATGAAAATCAA atttgatAACACTGAGGAACCTTGCAACAAGAGACAGCTCAAGACATTTCCAAGAgctgaaaaaaacaagaagattaaACTTAGTGCTCCCAAGACTTCCCAA attgaagaaaattttcaagGCGAGAGATGCCAAATTTCTCAGGAAG TGAATTTGCAGGGAAAGAAGGCTGATCCAACAGACAGATCATCTCCGAGGCTGGAACATGTTGCCCAGGATAAAAATGAGCGAGAGCACATCATTATGCGGAATTTCTCTAAAGTCTTATGGAATGTTTTGAAGCAGTGCAACGAGAAACTAAAA GTTGCTGAAGGTGAAATTTTCACTCTCAAGGATAGCCTTCGAAGAGAACAGCTAAAATCTCTTGGATTGGAGACAGAGTTGATCAGTCTCAAGTCCTCTTGTCTGGCACAGCCATGTATACCTGAGGTAGAAGTCATTGTAAATGCAAAAGAACACTTTGAGGTTGACGCGGCTTTGACTAATGAA AGGAATGTCGATGACGATTCTTGCAATCTTATAAAGGCCAGAAGAGAAGCTGGAGCAGAAGAATCCAGCGAGACTCCTGTGCCTAAAGTG AGGAATGTCGATGATGATTCTTGCAACCTTATCAAGGCAAGAAGAGAAGCTGGAGCAGAAGAATCCAGCGAGTCTCCTGTGCTTAGTGTGCTA AGGAATGTCGATGATGATTCTTGCAACCTTATCGAGGCAAGAAGAGAAGCTGGCTCAGAAGAATCCAGCAAGTCTCCTGTCCCTAATGTGGTA AGAAATGTCGATGTTGATTCTTGCAACCTTATCAATCCCAGAAGAGAAGCCAGCACAGAAGAATCCAGCGAGTCTCCTGTGCTAAGCAAAAAT GTGAAAGATGCTGAACTTGTTCCATGTCACTTGTCTTCTGAGAATGATGCAGAGCCAAGA CAATCTGTTAATTCTGAAGAAAATGTGGGGATTCCTTCTACGATTACTCATGTTGAAGCTGAAGTTACCGACTTTCAAAGAGATCAG GCCATCCAGAATCAAGATGATCCAACACCTTCACCAGAACAAGTTGAAGTTAGTCAAGATTGCATCAACAGCGGGCTGTCTAACGTTCAAACAAAATCCGCAATATCCCGCAGATTTCCAGATTCAGAGAAGCAAGAAAG AAACAGAAGACTGTTGCCAGCGTCATCCAGGTCGCTAACTGAGGAAATGAATGACTTGGAGATAAAAGATATCCAGACTGAGAAACAACAG GTTAAAACCACCAACACTCGTGTTCAAAAGAAAGCAGTATCAATCCAAGGTCAGGAAACTGAAGTCCCTCCCCGTGAAGCAGAACCTGCATCAACTAAGAAACAGAAGAATGGacagaaaccaaaaag GAGACTCCAACCTGCTTCTTCTGTGTTATTAACAAGAGAAATAAACACCTTGGAGATAGAGGATGATATCGCCGAGCCAAAG GTGAACAGAGGTGGAAAGAAGACGACAGTGTCACAACCGAGAAGCCAAGGGAGTGTCACTCTCCTCCGCCTCCTCACAAACAACCTTCATCTCTAA